AATCCCCAAATTCTCAGACCAATCAACGTTGTGCATGGCGGTCAACCGCGCGCCGAACCTCGGCGATGCCCTCCTCGGCCGACGCCCAGCCTAGGGTTTCGGTCGCGGCGCCTTCAAGCTGCTTATAGACCGCGAAGAAGTGCTGAACCTCCCGGAGAAAGTGCGGAGGTACGTCATCCAGATCGAGATATTCAGCGAATAGCGGATCGGAGTGCGGCACACCAAGCACCTTGAAGTCGTTCAACCCGCGATCCTTCATGCGAAACAGACCAATCACCCGCGTCTCGATCAGGCAGCCCGTAAACGTCGGCTCGTTCACCATGACGAGAACGTCCAGCGCGTCGCCATCCTCCGCAAGCGTCTGCGGAATGAAACCGTAGTCACCGGGATAGTGGCTGGAGGAATACAGGTACCGATCGAGCTTCATCAGACCCGTGACTTTGTCGACTTCGAACTTGCTGCGCCGGCCTTTCGGGATTTCGACGATGACATTAACCACATCGGGAATATGCGTGCCGGCTGGAACCTGAAGATAGCGATTGTCGATCGGCATCCCGACTGCACCCCACTGCTAACGACCGGCCTCAATCCGAAACCCGAACCGGAATTCCGTGGGCTACTCAGCGGTCATTGGCGGACACGCGCACATCAGATTGCGGTCGCCCCATACGTTGTCGATTCGCCCCACATACGGCCAGAACTTGCGATCACGGACCCACTCCGCAGGAAACGCAGCCTGTTCGCGCGAATAGGAATGCGACCACGAATCGGCCGCGACGGCCTGCGCCGTGTGCGGCGCCCCCTTGAGCACGTTATCGTCCCGATCGGCGCGACCTTCCTCGACCGCTCGAATCTCGTCGCGAATCGAAATCATCGCATCACAGAAGCGATCCAGTTCCGCTTTCGATTCACTCTCCGTCGGCTCGATCATCAGCGTACCCGGCACCGGCCAACTCATCGTCGGCGCGTGAAAGCCGTAATCGATCAGCCGCTTGGCAATATCGTCGATCTTTACGCCCGCACTCTTGTCGAAGGGCCGACAGTCAAGAATGAACTCGTGAGCCACGCGCCCCGTTCGGCCGCGATAAACAAGCGGATAGTGCTCTTCAAGCCGCTTCGCCATGTAGTTGGCGTTGAGTATTGCTATCTGAGTCGCTCGCTTCAGGCCTTCCGCGCCCATCAGCGCGATGTAGACATAGGAGATCGGAAGAATCGCTGCGCTGCCGTGCGCCGCCGCGGAAACCGCTCCGATCGATCGTCCGGTGTCTTCGGTTGCCAGCGGATCCCCCGGCAAAAACGGGACAAGGTGCGCGGCCACGCAGATCGGCCCCATGCCCGGGCCTCCGCCGCCATGCGGAATGCAAAAGGTTTTGTGCAGGTTCAGATGGCAGACGTCAGCGCCAATATCACCCGGACGGCACAATCCGACCTGGGCATTCATATTCGCGCCGTCCATATAAACCTGACCGCCGTGATCGTGAACAACCCGGCAGATATCCTTCACGGTTTCCTCGAAGATGCCGGCCGTCGACGGATATGTCACCATCAGCGCAGCCAGTTCTCGGCGATGCGCCTCCGCCTTGGATTTCAAATCCGCCACATCGATCGCGCCATGAGCGTCGATCGCAACCGGCACGACTCGGAATCCCGCCATGACCGCGCTGGCGGCGTTTGTGCCATGCGCCGAAACCGGAATGAGGCAGACGTTGCGCCCGCCTTCGCCGCGATGCTCGTGATATGCGCGAATCACCAGAAGGCCCGCATATTCGCCCTGCGAGCCGGCGTTCGGCTGAAGCGACGTGGCCGCGAACCCCGTGATTTCCGAAAGCCAGTTCTCCAGTCGTTCAATCAGAATTTCGTAGCCGCGCGTCTGTTCAGCCGGAGCATAGGGATGCAGGTTGGCGAACTCAGGCCACGTCACGGGAATCATCTCGCTGGTGCCGTTGAGCTTCATCGTGCATGAACCGAGCGAGATCATCGATGTGGCCAGCGACAGATCGCGCTGCTGCAATGTGTAGAGATACCGCAGCATTTCCGTCTCTGAGTGATACGAATTAAAGACGGGGTGGGTCATGTACGGCGTCGTACGTGCGAATTGCTCATCAACGGGGTCCTTCTCCCCCCGAACCAGAGACTCAAAATCAAGATCCACCGGAACGCCGAACGCCGAGAGAACGTCCCGGGCCGTGGCGACGTCGGTGGTTTCGTCGACCGAAATACCGATGGATCCGTCGCGGAAATCCCGTAAGTTGATGCCCCGCGTGCGTGCCGCGGTCATGACATCCACTGCGGATCGCGAATTCGGCGTGACGCGAATCGTATCGAAGATGGGTCCCTCGCCCACGCGGTGGCCCGCCTTGCGCAGGCCGGCGCGAATGCCGCGCGCGTAGGCCGACACCCGCTGGGCAATTCGTCTTAACCCGGCCGGTCCGTGGTAGACCGCATACATTCCCGCCATGATCGCAAGCAGCACCTGCGCGGTGCAGATGTTGCTGGTCGCCTTCTCACGGCGAATGTGCTGTTCGCGCGTCTGAATCGCCAGCCGAAATCCCGTCCGGCCATGTGCATCCTTCGACACGCCGACGATCCGCCCGGGCATCTGCCGCGCGTATTCCTCACGAGTGGACATGAACGCCGCGTGCGGTCCGCCGAACCCCATCGGCACGCCGAAACGCTGAGAATTTCCGATCGCGATATCGGCACCCCATTCACCCGGCGGCGTGAGCAATGTAAGCGCGAGCAGGTCGGTCGCGACGACGAGCAGCCCCCCCGCCGAATGAATCTTCTGGGCGATTTCCTTATGGCATTCGATTCGGCCGTCGGTCGCGGGATACTGCGTGAGCGCGCCAAAATAGGCGCCGCCGGAGAAATCAGCAGTCCCAAGGTCTCCGACAGTCACCTGCAACCCAAGCGGCTTTGCACGCGTCCTGACAAGGTTGATCGTCTGCGGGTGACAATCACACGACACAAAGAAAGCCGTACGGTCTCCGCCGACAATCCGATGGCACATGGTCATGGCTTCGGCCGCGGCAGTCGCCTCATCCAGAAGTGAGGCATTCGCCAGCGGCAGACCGGTCAGATCGGCCACCATCGTCTGGAAATTCAGCAGCGCTTCAAGCCGGCCCTGCGCAATCTCGGCCTGATAAGGCGTGTACTGAGTGTACCAGCCCGGATTCTCAAGAATATTCCGAAGAATGACCGCCGGCGTGATGCAACCGGAGTAGCCCATGCCGATCAACGATCGAAAGACCTTGTTCTTCGAGGCGATTCCCTTCAGTTCGACAAGCAGTTCGTGCTCGCCTCGCGGAGCGCCGATCGCCAGCGACTCGCGCATTCGAATTTCGCTCGGGACCGTATCGTCGATGAGTTCATCAAGCGATCGATAGCCTAACGTCCCCAGCATGGCGCGAATATCCGAATCGCGAGGACCGATGTGCCTGTGGATAAACGAATCGGAGGGATTTAGTAAATCGAGGGGCATAATTGTCTGAGGCATGAACGATGCGACCTCTCGCAGCCCGGTCGGTACGCAGGAATCCCCCGGGATTCATTGCGAACCGGCCGAAAATGTCACAAGGTAGTCTATCGCATCGCAGATGGAATGGCCACGGCGACCGCCGGTCCGGCGAAGGGGAGCGGGGCAGACCGCAACGGTTTCGGTCAGTCCGGCGCGCCGGCCCGATGCGCAGGCGTCGCCGCCGCTCTCACACGTCGAGGATCCGATCCGGCTTGTGCCGTGAGGCCGGGGCGACCAGTGACTCAATGGGAACCAAGCTGTGCCTGATAATCCGTGGGCGACAGCAGCTTCTCATACTCTGACGGGTGGGTCAGTTTCACCTTGATCATCCAACCATCGCCCAGCGGATCGTTATTGACCAGTTCCGGTGAGTCGTTGAGCCGGGTGTTGACCGCCGTCACCACCCCCGAGACCCCGCTGATCAGGTCGCTCGTTGCCTTGACACTTTCGATTTCCCCGAAAGGCTTGCCGGCTGTCAGTTCCTTGCCGGTCGACGGCAGGGAAACAAACGTGACATCCGTCAGTTCATCGGCGGCAAACTGGGTGATGCCGATTGTGCAGATCTCGCCTTCGAGCTTGTGCCATTCGTGTGATTTGAGATACCGCCTATCCTCAGAAACAGCCATGTCGGCTCCATTCGTAGATGTCATCGAACCCGATCGGACGATTCAATCACGTCCGCCGCTTGAAACCCGAAACGGTCATGTTGGCCGGAATCAGACGCACACCCGATCTGAACCGCCCCGGAACATTGCCTGCCTGATGCGGGATGCGCCGATTACCGCTGCGGAATTATAACGAACCCGGATTCCGACGGTCTAGCTGCCTCGCTTGTAGAACGGCAGCGGCGCCACCGTCGCCGCCACGGCTGTTCCGCTCACGTCGACCCCCAGTTTTGCATCCGGATTGCATAGCCCCGAATCGACGTAGCCCATCGCGATCGATTTTCCCAGTGTCGGACTGAGCGTGCCGCTCGTCACCTCGCCGACCTCGCGATCGCCGGAAAGTATCTTCGCGCCTTGCCGCGCGATGCGCCGGCCCTCCAGAACAAGGCCGGTGATCTTTCGGCGCGGCCCCTCCGAGTCCACCTTTCGCAGAGCCCCCACGCCGACAAAATCCTTGGTCAGGTCAACGCACCACTTGCATCCAGCCGAGATCGGATCAATGTTTTCGGTCAGCTCGTGCCCGTACAGCGGCATGCCGGCTTCCAGCCGAAGCGTGTCCCGCGCACCGAGACCGGCAGGCTTGATCGTGACCCGATCGGCGCCCCCCTCCTTCGTCAGGAAGTCCCACACGAGCACGCCGGCCATCGAAGGCAGGACGAATTCAAAGCCGTCTTCGCCCGTGTATCCGCTGCGGAAAACGGTGTATCCCATTCCCATGTAGGAGCCGGTGATAAAGCCATATCTCGGCATGTCCCCCACCTTGATCGGCAGCTTGTCCGACTGCGATTGAAACAGTGGAATCGTCGCCGGCCCCTGGATCGCAAACATGGCCGTTCCCATCGTCGTGTCGTCAATCTTGACGTTCAATCCGTCGGCGTGCTTTTTCAAATGAGAGAGTATCTTCTCGCGGTTGCCGGCGTTGCACACCGTGTACAGGTGATCCTTGAATCGTGACACGATCACGTCATCGAGGATTCCTCCCTGTTCGTTGCAGACGTGGCTGTACGCGGACTTCCCGACGGCAAGCTTTGCGATGTTGCGGGTGCAAACGCGGTCGAGCAGTTTCTCGGCACTATCGCCGGTGAATTTGATTCGCCCCATATGGGACACGTCAAAAATGCTCGCCGCGGTGCGGGTATGGATGTGCTCCTCGTTGATGCCCCGGTACATGACCGGCATCTCCCATCCGCCGAATTCCACCAGCCGAGCGCCCAGCCGTTTATGCGTTTCGTAGAGTGATGTCTGTAACATGATCGGGAGTGTAGAACCGGCCGAAGCCGGCGGTCAAGCCGGCGTTCACTCTCCAGCGGCAAATCGATGAATCGACCCCGTCGACGCCCTTGTGATCATCGAGTCGGCGCTTCGTTCGGGCCGGATCCGTATCGCAATCTGAACCGCGGATTCTGCTCTCCGCGTTTGCTGACTGTGCGATTGAGCCGCGCCGGGATTCAATCCTCGGCGCAATTTTTGCACGCAAATCGGAGTCGCTGAGATCGACTTTAGCGTGCTTTTCATGCGTCAAAATGCAACCAACTGGCAACCGGAAATCGGGTTCGGCGGCGCAATATTGGCGATCCGTCTCCGGTTCGACCTGCACGGCCAGCAGAAACGACAGATTGAATTGCGAAAATCGATGCGAACGAGCCGTGTCGGCTTACAGGTCCGCGATCAAATCAGACGTGATCACCGAGAATTTTCTCA
This window of the Phycisphaerae bacterium genome carries:
- a CDS encoding inorganic diphosphatase, whose translation is MPIDNRYLQVPAGTHIPDVVNVIVEIPKGRRSKFEVDKVTGLMKLDRYLYSSSHYPGDYGFIPQTLAEDGDALDVLVMVNEPTFTGCLIETRVIGLFRMKDRGLNDFKVLGVPHSDPLFAEYLDLDDVPPHFLREVQHFFAVYKQLEGAATETLGWASAEEGIAEVRRAVDRHAQR
- the gcvP gene encoding aminomethyl-transferring glycine dehydrogenase, with the protein product MPQTIMPLDLLNPSDSFIHRHIGPRDSDIRAMLGTLGYRSLDELIDDTVPSEIRMRESLAIGAPRGEHELLVELKGIASKNKVFRSLIGMGYSGCITPAVILRNILENPGWYTQYTPYQAEIAQGRLEALLNFQTMVADLTGLPLANASLLDEATAAAEAMTMCHRIVGGDRTAFFVSCDCHPQTINLVRTRAKPLGLQVTVGDLGTADFSGGAYFGALTQYPATDGRIECHKEIAQKIHSAGGLLVVATDLLALTLLTPPGEWGADIAIGNSQRFGVPMGFGGPHAAFMSTREEYARQMPGRIVGVSKDAHGRTGFRLAIQTREQHIRREKATSNICTAQVLLAIMAGMYAVYHGPAGLRRIAQRVSAYARGIRAGLRKAGHRVGEGPIFDTIRVTPNSRSAVDVMTAARTRGINLRDFRDGSIGISVDETTDVATARDVLSAFGVPVDLDFESLVRGEKDPVDEQFARTTPYMTHPVFNSYHSETEMLRYLYTLQQRDLSLATSMISLGSCTMKLNGTSEMIPVTWPEFANLHPYAPAEQTRGYEILIERLENWLSEITGFAATSLQPNAGSQGEYAGLLVIRAYHEHRGEGGRNVCLIPVSAHGTNAASAVMAGFRVVPVAIDAHGAIDVADLKSKAEAHRRELAALMVTYPSTAGIFEETVKDICRVVHDHGGQVYMDGANMNAQVGLCRPGDIGADVCHLNLHKTFCIPHGGGGPGMGPICVAAHLVPFLPGDPLATEDTGRSIGAVSAAAHGSAAILPISYVYIALMGAEGLKRATQIAILNANYMAKRLEEHYPLVYRGRTGRVAHEFILDCRPFDKSAGVKIDDIAKRLIDYGFHAPTMSWPVPGTLMIEPTESESKAELDRFCDAMISIRDEIRAVEEGRADRDDNVLKGAPHTAQAVAADSWSHSYSREQAAFPAEWVRDRKFWPYVGRIDNVWGDRNLMCACPPMTAE
- the gcvH gene encoding glycine cleavage system protein GcvH, which produces MAVSEDRRYLKSHEWHKLEGEICTIGITQFAADELTDVTFVSLPSTGKELTAGKPFGEIESVKATSDLISGVSGVVTAVNTRLNDSPELVNNDPLGDGWMIKVKLTHPSEYEKLLSPTDYQAQLGSH
- the gcvT gene encoding glycine cleavage system aminomethyltransferase GcvT — encoded protein: MLQTSLYETHKRLGARLVEFGGWEMPVMYRGINEEHIHTRTAASIFDVSHMGRIKFTGDSAEKLLDRVCTRNIAKLAVGKSAYSHVCNEQGGILDDVIVSRFKDHLYTVCNAGNREKILSHLKKHADGLNVKIDDTTMGTAMFAIQGPATIPLFQSQSDKLPIKVGDMPRYGFITGSYMGMGYTVFRSGYTGEDGFEFVLPSMAGVLVWDFLTKEGGADRVTIKPAGLGARDTLRLEAGMPLYGHELTENIDPISAGCKWCVDLTKDFVGVGALRKVDSEGPRRKITGLVLEGRRIARQGAKILSGDREVGEVTSGTLSPTLGKSIAMGYVDSGLCNPDAKLGVDVSGTAVAATVAPLPFYKRGS